The Mycolicibacterium mageritense genome contains a region encoding:
- a CDS encoding UbiD family decarboxylase translates to MPFDDFRSFLAALRNQGQLIDVDRPVALELEVAKAMRKSAATGGPAIVFNDNGTPFPLVGGIYNSRAKALLAYGCTEDNAFDDIVKRLKTRIPPVSVDDGPVHENVILGDDIDLSMLPVPKYSPDDGGRYITPGFVVSHDPETGVPDIGHYRCEIIDNKTMTLMAIPNHRFAKNQAKARRMGHKTFRASLVIGVDPMIAYSCPVQVPEDTNDWEVVGGMRGAAVELVKCRTNDVSVPAHAEFVIEFEVDFTQTVTEGPLGEYTGYYTPASPKPVVRPTAVTHRNGAYFQALLTGRPTTENHILKQLSFEASFFDMMRQQFPTIEKVAIPASGGVYFRVVIAMRPRFAGEARSVILAAMGSNLRPKQVVVVDPDIDVHDSEQVEWAMAFRTQPARDVIIVDSLPGGPLDPTADESLPRINAPDRRSAPTRRIPTAP, encoded by the coding sequence ATGCCCTTCGACGACTTCCGTTCTTTCCTGGCCGCGCTGCGAAACCAAGGGCAGCTCATCGACGTCGACCGGCCGGTGGCGCTGGAACTGGAGGTTGCCAAGGCCATGCGCAAGAGTGCCGCGACCGGTGGGCCCGCCATCGTGTTCAACGACAATGGCACGCCGTTCCCACTTGTCGGCGGCATCTACAACTCCCGCGCCAAAGCGCTGCTGGCGTACGGGTGTACCGAAGACAACGCGTTCGACGACATCGTGAAGCGCCTGAAGACGCGGATTCCCCCGGTGTCCGTCGACGACGGTCCTGTGCACGAGAACGTGATCCTCGGCGACGACATCGACCTCTCGATGCTGCCGGTGCCGAAGTACAGCCCGGACGACGGCGGCCGCTACATCACGCCCGGTTTCGTCGTGAGCCACGATCCCGAAACGGGTGTCCCCGACATCGGGCATTACCGCTGCGAGATCATCGACAACAAGACCATGACGCTCATGGCCATCCCGAACCACCGCTTCGCCAAGAACCAGGCCAAGGCACGGCGGATGGGTCACAAGACCTTTCGCGCGTCGCTCGTGATCGGTGTCGACCCGATGATCGCCTATTCGTGCCCCGTTCAGGTGCCCGAGGACACCAACGACTGGGAAGTCGTCGGTGGCATGCGCGGCGCCGCCGTCGAACTGGTGAAGTGCCGCACCAACGACGTTTCGGTGCCCGCGCACGCCGAGTTCGTCATCGAATTCGAAGTCGACTTCACGCAGACCGTCACCGAGGGTCCACTGGGCGAGTACACGGGCTACTACACGCCGGCGTCACCGAAGCCGGTGGTCCGGCCGACAGCGGTCACGCACCGCAACGGGGCCTACTTCCAGGCCCTCTTGACCGGCCGTCCCACCACGGAAAACCATATCCTCAAACAACTCTCGTTCGAGGCGTCGTTCTTCGACATGATGCGCCAGCAGTTCCCGACGATCGAGAAGGTGGCGATCCCGGCGTCGGGGGGCGTCTATTTCCGCGTGGTCATCGCGATGCGGCCGCGCTTCGCAGGCGAGGCTCGCAGCGTGATCCTGGCCGCGATGGGCAGCAACCTGCGGCCCAAGCAGGTTGTCGTGGTCGACCCCGACATCGATGTGCACGACTCGGAGCAGGTCGAGTGGGCCATGGCGTTCCGCACCCAACCGGCGCGCGACGTGATCATCGTGGACAGCCTGCCCGGAGGACCGCTTGATCCGACGGCCGACGAGTCGCTGCCCAGGATCAACGCACCGGATCGGCGATCGGCACCGACGCGACGTAT
- a CDS encoding TIGR02444 family protein yields MRLPDFALRVHGADGVAQACVLLQDRFGLDVNLLLFAARVGTTGRLTPATLAAATERVAQWHAEIVRPLRGVRRRLKSGPSPAPSPATAELRDELKGLEIRAELIELDELDALVPAAEPGNDPVRAVAAALTLVVRALSDRPFAADEDAALATIAAAAVRVGSQ; encoded by the coding sequence GTGCGGTTACCAGATTTTGCCCTGCGGGTGCACGGGGCCGACGGGGTCGCGCAGGCGTGCGTGCTGCTGCAGGACCGGTTCGGCCTCGACGTGAACCTGCTGCTGTTCGCGGCTCGTGTCGGCACCACCGGCCGGCTGACCCCGGCCACGCTTGCGGCCGCGACCGAACGTGTCGCGCAGTGGCACGCCGAGATCGTGCGGCCCCTGCGCGGCGTGCGACGACGGCTCAAATCCGGTCCGTCGCCCGCCCCGAGCCCCGCGACCGCCGAGCTGCGCGACGAGCTCAAGGGGCTGGAGATCCGCGCCGAGCTGATCGAGCTCGACGAACTGGATGCGTTGGTTCCCGCCGCCGAGCCGGGAAACGATCCCGTCAGGGCGGTCGCCGCTGCGCTCACGCTCGTCGTACGGGCACTGTCGGACCGGCCATTTGCGGCCGACGAGGACGCGGCGCTGGCTACGATCGCCGCAGCGGCCGTCAGAGTGGGGAGCCAGTGA
- a CDS encoding UbiX family flavin prenyltransferase, translating into MKRLIVAITGASGASYGIRALELLRDVPDVETHAIVTASAHRTIAYETKYTDEYVRDLADQVHSPRDIGAPVSSGSFVTAGMLIAPCSVKTLSGIAHSYNESLVVRAADVCLKERRRVVLLLRETPLHAGHIELMAQATRNGAIVMPPVPAFYALPQTVDDIVDQTVGRALDLLGVVLPGVRRWDGKGVQ; encoded by the coding sequence GTGAAGCGACTGATCGTGGCGATCACCGGCGCGTCGGGTGCCAGTTACGGCATCCGGGCGCTGGAGCTGCTGCGTGATGTTCCCGACGTCGAAACCCATGCCATCGTGACGGCCTCGGCACACCGAACCATCGCCTACGAGACCAAGTACACCGACGAGTACGTGCGCGATCTGGCCGATCAGGTGCACAGTCCACGTGACATCGGGGCACCAGTGTCGTCGGGCTCGTTCGTCACCGCGGGCATGTTGATCGCGCCGTGCTCGGTCAAGACGCTCAGCGGTATCGCCCACTCCTACAACGAGTCTCTCGTCGTGCGCGCGGCCGATGTGTGCCTCAAGGAGCGCCGCCGCGTAGTGCTCCTGCTGCGCGAGACGCCGCTGCACGCCGGGCACATCGAGCTGATGGCACAGGCGACGCGCAACGGCGCGATCGTCATGCCGCCGGTTCCCGCGTTCTACGCACTGCCGCAGACCGTCGACGACATCGTCGACCAGACCGTGGGCCGCGCCCTGGATCTGCTCGGCGTGGTCCTGCCCGGCGTCAGGCGGTGGGACGGCAAGGGCGTCCAGTGA
- the ipdC gene encoding (3aS,4S,5R,7aS)-5-hydroxy-7a-methyl-1-oxo-octahydro-1H-indene-4-carboxyl-CoA dehydrogenase, translating into MSKLTTPLTELVGIEHPVVQTGMGWVAGARLVAATSNAGGLGILASATMTLDELQTAVTKVKAATDKPFGINIRADAGDANERVDLLIREGVKVASFALAPKPDLIAKLKDAGVVVIPSVGLAKHAKKVAGWGADAVIVQGGEGGGHTGPIATTLLLPSVLDAVADTGMPVIAAGGFFDGRGLAAALSYGAAGVAMGTRFLLTSDSTVPDAVKQRYLQAALDGTVVSTRVDGMPHRVLRTGLVEKLESGSPVRGFAAAVSNAQKFKKLSGMTWKSMLKDGLAMRHGKDLTWSQVVMAANTPMLLKAGLVEGNTEAGVLASGQVAGIIEDLPSCAELVPSIVADAVKHLQSATSYIR; encoded by the coding sequence ATGAGCAAGCTCACGACTCCGCTGACCGAACTGGTCGGCATCGAGCATCCCGTCGTGCAGACCGGGATGGGCTGGGTGGCCGGTGCGCGCCTGGTCGCGGCGACCTCCAACGCGGGCGGTCTGGGCATCCTCGCGTCGGCGACCATGACGCTGGACGAACTGCAGACCGCCGTCACCAAGGTCAAAGCCGCCACCGACAAACCCTTCGGCATCAATATCCGTGCCGACGCCGGCGACGCCAACGAGCGCGTCGACCTCCTGATCCGCGAAGGAGTCAAAGTCGCCTCCTTCGCCCTGGCTCCCAAGCCCGACCTGATCGCCAAGCTCAAAGATGCGGGCGTGGTAGTCATCCCCTCCGTCGGCCTGGCCAAGCATGCCAAGAAGGTGGCCGGGTGGGGCGCCGACGCGGTGATCGTGCAGGGCGGCGAGGGCGGCGGCCACACCGGCCCGATCGCCACCACCCTGCTGCTGCCGTCGGTGCTCGACGCGGTCGCCGACACCGGCATGCCGGTGATCGCCGCGGGCGGCTTCTTCGACGGGCGGGGCCTGGCCGCGGCGCTGTCGTACGGCGCGGCGGGTGTCGCGATGGGCACCCGCTTCCTGCTCACGTCGGACTCCACTGTGCCCGACGCGGTCAAGCAGCGGTACCTGCAGGCGGCGCTGGACGGCACCGTGGTGTCGACGCGCGTCGACGGCATGCCGCACCGCGTGCTACGCACAGGCTTGGTGGAGAAGCTCGAAAGCGGATCCCCGGTGCGGGGTTTCGCCGCGGCTGTGAGCAACGCGCAGAAATTCAAGAAGCTGTCCGGTATGACCTGGAAGTCGATGCTCAAGGACGGACTGGCCATGCGGCACGGCAAGGATCTCACCTGGTCGCAGGTCGTGATGGCGGCCAACACCCCGATGCTGCTCAAGGCAGGACTTGTCGAGGGCAACACCGAGGCCGGTGTGCTGGCCTCCGGTCAGGTCGCGGGCATCATCGAGGATCTGCCGTCGTGTGCCGAACTGGTCCCGTCGATCGTTGCTGACGCCGTCAAGCACCTGCAGTCGGCAACCAGCTACATCCGGTAG
- the ipdB gene encoding cholesterol ring-cleaving hydrolase subunit IpdB — protein sequence MIAVTRADVCAVACAELFRDAGEIMVSPMTTIVSVGARLARLTFSPDILLTDGEARLIADTPAIGAAAAIEGWMPFGRVFETLAWGRRHVVMGANQIDRYGNQNLSAFGPLQHPTRQMFGVRGAPGNTINHATSYWVGNHSKRVFGESVDVVSGIGWDKVDADNPAYRFVNVYRVVTNLGVFDFNGPDHQMRAVSLHPGVEAQQVADNTGFEVHGLDSAETTRLPSADELTLLRETIDPKSLRDKEVKV from the coding sequence ATGATCGCCGTGACCCGCGCCGACGTGTGCGCCGTCGCCTGCGCCGAGCTGTTCCGCGACGCCGGCGAGATCATGGTCAGCCCGATGACCACGATCGTGTCGGTCGGTGCCCGGCTGGCCCGGTTGACCTTCTCCCCCGACATCCTGCTGACCGACGGCGAGGCCCGGCTGATCGCCGACACCCCAGCCATCGGTGCGGCGGCCGCGATCGAGGGCTGGATGCCGTTCGGCCGGGTGTTCGAGACGCTGGCGTGGGGCAGGCGCCATGTGGTGATGGGCGCCAACCAGATCGACCGCTACGGCAATCAGAACCTCTCGGCGTTCGGGCCGCTGCAGCACCCGACCCGGCAGATGTTCGGCGTCCGCGGCGCACCGGGCAACACCATCAACCATGCCACCAGCTATTGGGTGGGCAACCACTCGAAGCGCGTGTTCGGCGAATCGGTCGACGTGGTGTCCGGAATCGGTTGGGACAAGGTCGATGCCGACAATCCCGCGTACCGGTTCGTCAACGTCTACCGCGTGGTGACCAATCTGGGCGTGTTCGACTTCAACGGACCCGATCACCAGATGCGCGCGGTGTCGCTGCACCCGGGTGTCGAGGCCCAGCAGGTCGCCGACAACACGGGCTTCGAGGTGCACGGCCTCGACTCCGCCGAGACCACGCGGCTGCCCTCGGCCGACGAACTCACGCTGCTGCGCGAGACCATCGACCCGAAGTCGCTGCGGGACAAGGAAGTCAAGGTCTGA
- the ipdA gene encoding cholesterol ring-cleaving hydrolase subunit IpdA — protein MTDKRTTLDEAVASIESGMTIGIGGWGSRRKPMAFVRALLRTDVTDLTVVTYGGPDLGLLCSAGKVKRVYYGFVSLDSPPFYDPWFAKARTSGSIEAREMDEGMLRCGLQAAAQRLPFLPIRAGLGSDVRAFWGDELKTVKSPYQTDGAYEELIAMPALNLDAAFVHMNLGDTQGNAAYTGIDPYFDDLFLMSAQRRFLSVERVVPTEELVKAVPPQALLINRMMVDTVVEAPNGAHFTTAEPDYRRDEKFQRHYAEAAESDETWAEFVKTYLSGNELDYQAAVRKFAEENK, from the coding sequence ATGACTGACAAGCGAACAACTCTCGACGAGGCCGTCGCCTCCATCGAAAGCGGTATGACCATCGGCATCGGTGGCTGGGGCTCGCGGCGCAAGCCGATGGCGTTCGTGCGCGCGTTGCTGCGCACCGATGTCACCGACCTCACCGTGGTCACCTACGGCGGCCCGGACCTGGGCCTGCTGTGCTCGGCGGGCAAGGTCAAGCGGGTCTACTACGGCTTCGTGTCTCTGGACTCGCCGCCGTTCTACGACCCGTGGTTCGCCAAAGCCCGCACGTCGGGTTCGATCGAGGCCCGCGAGATGGACGAGGGCATGCTGCGTTGCGGCCTGCAGGCGGCGGCGCAACGGTTACCGTTCCTGCCGATCCGCGCCGGCCTCGGCAGCGACGTCCGCGCGTTCTGGGGTGACGAGCTCAAGACCGTCAAGTCGCCGTATCAGACCGACGGGGCGTACGAGGAATTGATCGCGATGCCCGCGCTGAACCTCGACGCAGCCTTCGTGCACATGAATCTCGGTGACACTCAGGGCAATGCGGCATACACCGGCATCGACCCGTACTTCGATGACTTGTTCCTGATGTCCGCGCAACGCCGTTTTCTGTCGGTCGAGCGCGTCGTGCCGACCGAGGAACTGGTGAAAGCCGTTCCGCCGCAGGCACTGTTGATCAACCGCATGATGGTCGACACCGTCGTGGAGGCCCCGAACGGTGCCCACTTCACCACTGCGGAGCCGGATTACCGCCGCGACGAGAAGTTCCAGCGCCACTATGCCGAGGCCGCGGAGTCCGACGAGACGTGGGCCGAGTTCGTCAAGACGTATCTGTCGGGCAACGAGCTCGATTATCAGGCTGCCGTGCGGAAGTTTGCAGAGGAGAACAAATGA
- the echA20 gene encoding (7aS)-7a-methyl-1,5-dioxo-2,3,5,6,7,7a-hexahydro-1H-indene-carboxyl-CoA hydrolase, which produces MTITTKTVEPGIVSVTVNYPPVNAIPSAGWFELADAVTAAGRDKSTHVVILRAEGRGFNAGVDIKEMQNTEGFTALIDANRGCFAAFKAVYECEVPVVAAVNGFCVGGGIGLVGNSDVIVASDDAKFGLPEVERGALGAATHLSRLVPQHMMRRLFFTAATVGAETLHQFGSVHEVVPRDELDEAALRVARDIAAKDTRVIRAAKEALNLIDVQKVNSSYRMEQGFTFELNLSGVSDEHRDAFAGTSKGKE; this is translated from the coding sequence ATGACGATCACCACCAAGACAGTCGAGCCGGGCATCGTCTCGGTAACCGTCAACTACCCGCCGGTCAATGCCATCCCCTCGGCCGGTTGGTTCGAACTGGCCGACGCCGTCACGGCAGCCGGCCGCGACAAGAGCACCCACGTGGTGATCCTGCGAGCCGAGGGCCGTGGCTTCAATGCCGGTGTGGACATCAAGGAGATGCAGAACACCGAAGGTTTCACCGCGCTCATCGACGCAAACCGCGGCTGCTTCGCGGCGTTCAAAGCCGTCTACGAGTGCGAGGTGCCGGTGGTCGCGGCGGTCAACGGCTTCTGCGTCGGCGGTGGCATCGGCCTGGTCGGCAACTCGGATGTGATCGTCGCCTCCGACGACGCCAAGTTCGGCCTGCCCGAGGTCGAACGCGGCGCGCTCGGTGCGGCCACGCACCTGTCCCGCCTGGTGCCCCAGCACATGATGCGGCGGCTGTTCTTCACGGCCGCGACCGTCGGCGCCGAGACCCTGCACCAGTTCGGTTCCGTCCACGAGGTGGTGCCGCGCGACGAGTTGGACGAGGCCGCCCTGCGGGTCGCCCGCGACATCGCCGCCAAGGACACCCGCGTGATCCGCGCGGCCAAGGAAGCGCTCAACCTCATCGACGTCCAGAAGGTCAACTCCAGTTACCGCATGGAGCAGGGCTTCACGTTCGAGCTGAACCTGTCCGGTGTCTCCGACGAGCACCGCGACGCGTTCGCCGGCACCTCCAAGGGGAAAGAATGA
- a CDS encoding SDR family oxidoreductase — MTDGAGIDLQLSGRVVLVTGGVRGVGAGISAVFAGQGATVVTCARRPVDGLPYEFHSCDVRDDDSVAAMIAHIVGSHGRLDVVVNNAGGSPYVPAAEASAKFSTKIIELNLLGPLSVAQHANAVMQKQDTGGVIVNISSVSAHRPTPGTAAYGAAKAGLDNLTSTLAVEWAPKVRVNSVVVGMVETEQSELFYGDAESIAAVAATVPLGRLAKPADIGWSAAFLASDAASYVSGATLQVHGGGEPPQYLAASSANK, encoded by the coding sequence GTGACTGACGGTGCTGGAATCGATCTGCAACTCAGTGGCCGGGTGGTCCTGGTTACCGGTGGAGTGCGAGGGGTTGGCGCCGGAATCAGCGCCGTCTTCGCCGGTCAGGGCGCCACCGTGGTGACCTGCGCGCGGCGCCCCGTGGACGGGCTGCCGTACGAATTCCACAGCTGCGACGTCCGTGACGACGATTCGGTGGCCGCCATGATCGCGCACATCGTGGGCAGTCACGGCCGGCTGGACGTCGTCGTCAACAACGCCGGAGGGTCGCCGTACGTGCCCGCCGCCGAGGCGTCGGCGAAGTTCAGCACCAAGATCATCGAACTGAACCTGCTCGGCCCGCTGTCGGTCGCACAACACGCCAACGCCGTCATGCAGAAGCAGGACACGGGCGGGGTCATCGTGAACATCTCGAGCGTGAGCGCGCACCGGCCGACGCCCGGCACCGCGGCTTACGGCGCCGCCAAGGCCGGCCTGGACAACCTCACGTCGACGTTGGCGGTCGAATGGGCACCCAAGGTGCGCGTCAACTCCGTCGTGGTGGGCATGGTTGAGACCGAACAGTCCGAGCTGTTCTACGGGGACGCCGAATCCATCGCCGCGGTGGCCGCGACGGTTCCGCTGGGCCGGCTCGCCAAGCCCGCCGACATCGGTTGGTCGGCAGCCTTTCTCGCCTCCGATGCCGCGTCCTACGTCAGCGGTGCGACGCTTCAAGTCCACGGTGGCGGCGAGCCACCGCAATACCTGGCAGCTTCCAGCGCCAACAAGTAA
- a CDS encoding SDR family oxidoreductase, whose translation MGLLDGRVVIVTGSGGGIGRAHALAFAAEGARVVVNDIGVGLDGSPAGGGSAAQGVVDEITAAGGEAVANGSNVADWAQAEALIQTAVDTFGGLDVLVNNAGIVRDRMFANTSEEEFDAVTAVHLKGHFATMKHAAAYWRAQSKAGNAVDARIINTSSGAGLQGSVGQANYSASKAGIAALTLVAAAEMGRYGVSVNAIAPSARTRMTETVFADMMATQDAEFDSMAPENISPLVVWLGSVESKDVTGKVFEVEGGKIRVAEGWAHGPEIDKGARWDPAELGPVVSDLLAKARPAVPVYGA comes from the coding sequence ATGGGTTTGCTCGACGGCCGCGTGGTCATCGTGACGGGATCGGGTGGCGGAATCGGCCGCGCCCACGCACTGGCATTCGCCGCTGAAGGTGCGCGCGTGGTGGTCAACGACATCGGTGTGGGCCTGGACGGATCACCTGCCGGCGGCGGCAGTGCCGCGCAGGGCGTCGTCGACGAAATCACCGCTGCCGGAGGCGAAGCCGTCGCCAACGGCTCAAACGTGGCGGACTGGGCGCAGGCCGAGGCCCTGATCCAGACGGCCGTCGACACGTTCGGTGGGCTCGACGTCCTGGTGAACAATGCCGGCATCGTGCGGGATCGGATGTTCGCCAACACCTCAGAAGAGGAGTTCGACGCCGTCACCGCCGTGCACCTCAAGGGCCACTTCGCGACCATGAAGCACGCGGCCGCGTACTGGCGCGCACAGTCCAAGGCAGGCAATGCCGTTGACGCCCGCATCATCAACACCAGCTCGGGCGCCGGTCTGCAAGGCAGTGTGGGACAGGCGAATTACAGCGCATCCAAGGCCGGTATCGCGGCGCTGACGCTGGTGGCCGCCGCCGAGATGGGCCGTTACGGCGTCAGTGTCAACGCCATCGCGCCGTCCGCGCGCACCCGCATGACCGAGACCGTGTTTGCCGACATGATGGCCACGCAAGACGCCGAGTTCGATTCGATGGCGCCCGAGAACATCTCGCCGCTCGTGGTGTGGCTGGGCAGCGTCGAGTCCAAGGACGTCACCGGCAAGGTCTTCGAGGTCGAGGGCGGCAAGATCCGGGTGGCCGAAGGCTGGGCGCACGGTCCCGAGATCGACAAGGGTGCCAGGTGGGATCCTGCCGAGCTCGGGCCCGTCGTCTCCGACCTGCTGGCCAAGGCGCGTCCCGCGGTCCCGGTCTACGGCGCCTGA
- a CDS encoding histidine phosphatase family protein yields MAFLALFTAIPVANAAEVMRVTFVRHGQSYGNTSGLIDTSTPGPVLTPGGQQQAQDIVKVLGDNNYDAIYASTMVRTQLTAAPMSQYLGLPIQVLPGLQEIEAGDYEGTPERDAVSGYLVAPIKWVQGDLNARIPGSIDGNEFDARVDGALQTMYDNGDRNPVVFSHGGTIMFWTMMNVDNLSTAEKFALFARHPLSNTGYVVIEGNPEDGWTLVNWDGEEIGPQPSFGANLELQVRTLSRQLQKAVEGVVESFATRDPAAIATAINRGIAEASFSVVKFGRAINAEAIKRVDDAARSDAGELQDKVSGGVENVKTSVTAGAESIKREAQSVQQNVSESVTGASKLASDVTPTVDDAVERVAKPRGATDLSDGNKAVPGEATKSVGRSGQRVREAIEGAREQVTSSLQKISDAVKKVTGQAEPSAKPADADTGDADSDTGKDAA; encoded by the coding sequence ATGGCATTCCTCGCCCTTTTCACGGCGATCCCCGTTGCCAACGCTGCCGAGGTCATGCGGGTCACCTTCGTCCGCCACGGGCAGTCGTACGGCAACACGTCCGGTTTGATCGACACCTCGACACCCGGGCCCGTGCTGACCCCGGGTGGTCAGCAACAGGCACAAGACATCGTCAAGGTGCTGGGCGACAACAACTATGACGCGATCTACGCGTCGACCATGGTCCGGACGCAGCTGACCGCGGCCCCGATGTCGCAGTACCTCGGGCTGCCGATCCAGGTGTTGCCCGGCCTGCAGGAGATCGAGGCGGGCGATTACGAGGGCACGCCCGAGCGGGACGCGGTGTCGGGCTATCTGGTCGCCCCGATCAAGTGGGTGCAAGGTGATCTCAACGCGCGTATCCCCGGATCGATCGACGGCAACGAGTTCGATGCGCGGGTGGACGGCGCCCTGCAGACCATGTACGACAACGGCGATCGCAATCCGGTCGTGTTCTCGCACGGCGGCACCATCATGTTCTGGACCATGATGAACGTCGACAACCTCAGCACCGCAGAGAAGTTCGCGCTGTTCGCCCGCCATCCGCTGTCCAACACCGGATACGTCGTCATCGAGGGCAATCCGGAAGACGGCTGGACCCTGGTGAACTGGGACGGCGAGGAGATCGGCCCGCAACCGTCGTTCGGCGCCAACCTGGAACTCCAGGTCCGCACCCTGTCGCGGCAACTGCAGAAGGCAGTCGAGGGCGTCGTCGAGTCCTTCGCGACCCGCGACCCGGCGGCCATCGCCACCGCAATCAACCGCGGTATCGCCGAGGCGAGCTTCTCGGTCGTCAAGTTCGGGCGGGCGATCAACGCCGAGGCGATCAAGCGCGTCGACGATGCGGCCCGCTCCGACGCCGGCGAGCTGCAGGACAAGGTCTCGGGCGGCGTCGAGAACGTCAAGACGTCGGTGACGGCCGGCGCCGAGAGCATCAAGCGCGAAGCACAGTCGGTTCAGCAGAACGTTTCCGAGTCAGTAACGGGCGCAAGCAAACTGGCCAGCGACGTGACGCCGACCGTCGACGACGCGGTCGAGCGTGTCGCCAAGCCGCGGGGTGCGACGGACCTGTCCGACGGCAACAAGGCCGTGCCGGGTGAAGCGACCAAGAGTGTCGGCCGGTCGGGTCAGCGCGTACGTGAGGCCATTGAGGGCGCTCGCGAACAGGTCACGTCGTCCCTCCAGAAGATCAGCGACGCCGTCAAGAAGGTCACCGGCCAGGCCGAGCCGTCTGCCAAGCCTGCAGACGCCGACACCGGCGACGCCGACAGCGACACCGGCAAGGACGCGGCCTGA
- a CDS encoding histidine phosphatase family protein, whose product MRKLSGRRTAGAAATTLTACSLFAAATLPAAAMTVTFVRHGESEGNASGVIDTGTPGPHLTTKGQGEAVAVADQLCPSAPCTAYDGIYASTMIRTQETAQPLSDKMGQPVIVVGEFDPDNPGKNVGVQEIGAGIFEGSPEGAGLGRIGYIVAPLAWTLGLRFVRIPGGEDGNEFDERVDNALAEMADDGSEKPVVFSHGATIMFWTMMNVDNPDLTLILTHPLSNTDVVVVESNDEGGWTLKSWDGQEVGPVNYPTQMFVNVRDLIVAPQTAAYKLRQPALALDAQGIGEGVATGASDVAQAGVKFVKDSVTDTVDAIRDIPVSLNQPATSSASTLDSDSETPAADVAESTSEAVTKPVRKAAGATKLTDGNKATPGRPLSTVRQQVRGAIKDAQTGIESSVKQVGEAVKKLTGADKAGKADADGKTSDDTGSKDAA is encoded by the coding sequence ATGCGAAAACTCTCGGGACGCCGGACCGCCGGAGCCGCCGCAACCACCCTCACGGCGTGTTCGCTCTTCGCGGCCGCCACTCTGCCCGCGGCTGCCATGACCGTGACGTTCGTGCGGCACGGGGAATCCGAGGGGAACGCGTCGGGCGTCATCGACACCGGAACACCGGGACCGCATCTGACCACGAAAGGTCAGGGCGAGGCCGTTGCCGTGGCCGACCAGCTGTGCCCGAGCGCGCCGTGCACCGCGTACGACGGCATCTACGCATCGACCATGATCCGGACCCAGGAGACCGCTCAACCGCTCTCGGACAAGATGGGCCAACCGGTGATCGTCGTCGGCGAATTCGACCCGGACAACCCGGGCAAGAACGTCGGCGTCCAGGAGATCGGCGCAGGCATCTTCGAGGGCTCGCCGGAAGGCGCCGGCCTCGGCCGCATCGGCTACATCGTGGCGCCGCTGGCCTGGACGCTGGGTCTGCGCTTCGTGCGGATCCCGGGCGGCGAGGACGGCAACGAGTTCGACGAGCGCGTCGACAACGCCTTGGCCGAGATGGCGGATGACGGTAGCGAAAAGCCCGTGGTGTTCTCCCACGGCGCCACCATCATGTTCTGGACCATGATGAACGTCGACAACCCCGATCTCACGCTGATCCTGACGCACCCGTTGAGCAACACCGATGTCGTGGTGGTCGAGAGCAATGACGAGGGCGGCTGGACCCTGAAGAGCTGGGACGGCCAGGAAGTCGGGCCCGTCAACTATCCGACACAGATGTTCGTCAACGTCCGCGACCTCATCGTGGCCCCGCAGACCGCGGCGTACAAGCTGCGCCAGCCCGCCCTCGCACTCGATGCCCAAGGTATCGGCGAAGGCGTCGCAACCGGGGCTTCCGACGTCGCACAGGCCGGCGTCAAGTTCGTGAAAGATTCCGTGACCGACACGGTCGACGCGATCCGCGACATTCCCGTCTCACTGAATCAGCCTGCTACGTCCAGCGCGTCGACCCTCGACTCTGACAGCGAAACTCCCGCAGCCGATGTCGCGGAGTCGACGTCTGAAGCGGTCACCAAACCCGTCCGCAAGGCCGCCGGGGCGACCAAGCTGACCGACGGCAACAAGGCCACGCCCGGGCGGCCACTTTCCACAGTGCGCCAACAGGTTCGGGGTGCCATCAAGGATGCGCAGACCGGCATCGAGTCCTCCGTCAAGCAGGTCGGCGAGGCCGTCAAGAAGCTCACGGGCGCCGACAAGGCGGGCAAGGCCGACGCCGACGGCAAGACCAGCGACGACACCGGCTCGAAGGACGCCGCCTAA